The sequence TGGCGCTATTTCTGGAATTCTCTCATATTAAATCCTGTTTTGTGAAACTgcccagagctgcagtgtaagtgACCTTATTGCCTATCCACAGTGAGCGGAGTTCCTGTTTTTCCAGTGTAAAAGCTGGAGCATGCACATTTCCTTCCATTCAAGGTCTATGGGACTGACGAGGATTGCCGAGTACAGTGCTCGCCTCTCTGGCAGTCCCGTAAAGTCGGGAAGGAGCAGCATGGTGCATGCTTGACCACTGTTCCATTCAAACAGAGGACGTGGGACCCCCATTGACCCCGGTAACAGGACACTGCATATACTTCTTGTGTTCTTGGAGTCAAAGGCAGGGTAGGCGGGAGATTTAAACGCTAGTCGTCCTTATCTGTGACCGCCGTTAGGGTGGTTATCTTTGTCTCTAGGGCTTACCTCACTGTGTCCTCCCTAGCCTTTCTTTCATAAGAACCTAAAAACTTAGCAAGCTAAGCCCAACATCTCACCCTTCGCTCTAAAGTCCTCTTCATAGAGGTCCAGTAGGCTGAGGTGTAGGCTGCTGTATACAGGATCCTTGCACTGAAGGACTGTGAGGTGGAAGTAAAATGTTGTCACCACGGAATATCTTTTACTGGCCAACAGGATAATGAGACGCTATAGTTGTAATGAGCTCTATAATAGAAGAAATTGGTCTTTTTGTCACATGTTCAGAGAAAATACACAAAAAAGCATCGAAAatgtttggttttatgttttttttttaatggaaattTTTGGTGGCGCTTTTAATTTAGTATCATCTTGTACATGTTATTTAATTCCGCTGGCCTATGGGAAAAGTGCAAAACTGTGCCACGTAAGgggttacctgtgcatcgccggatgggtgagtctaccttactaaggaTGACAGCACGCATGTGTtcgctgcgaactgaccatcactggtgaggagaagtggattaagatatgggaGGCTTGGAAACCCTAATCCTTCTTGCCCCCAAATTGTATGTTTCTACTATTGTTGTCTGAGTGGGATCATGGAGGGCCTTTGAGACACATCGCAAGGGTAGGGTGGTTTGGGAAATGGGTGATTACGGGGAATTGAAAATAATAGTAATTTTATATTGTAATTTTCAATGAAAAATTTTAATGGTTTGTATatgtctttttttaattattattaaagactgctaaaaaaaaaaatgatcggtggggttctgaTTCCCGGCACtcgcgccgatcagctgtttgaagagtgtcgcggcctctttctaggccagtgatgtcacgatcatcgttcacatggcctgggtgcagctcagttctattcaaatgaatgggcctaggctgcaataccaagcacagccactatacaatgtatggcgctgtacttagtaagctgcgaggaggctgcagcctcttcaagatCATAAGGGTAACGggagtcagatattgatgacctaccttgaggataggccatcaatattaaactcccGGGCAACTACTTTAAGCCAAAGCACAAAATAAATTAACATGACACATACAATTACAATCATTCCCCCCTGATCAAGCTAattcctcaatgtattcaaattgAAGGGAGAAAAATATGTTGGTGATATCAAAGGAGGGATGAAACCAGCCATGAAGATCACCATCATGGGAGTTGTAGACGTCGGACCCAAGAGGTAAAAGAAAAGCAGTACATTTCATATGGTAACatctgtctgtatagttagtacaatttttttattagcctGTTTTGGGCCATCGATATATGTTGTTCTTACAGGGGGTATACAAAAAGGCAGGTGAGTTTTATAGAAAATGGGGCCCCGGGTGTCTAGACAAATTAGGGCTCCCTCGCCATTTTTAGACAGTTTGAAAGGGCTAACCAGGgttaaaaaaacatggctgcttcttCCAACAACAGGCCCACTGTGCCTGAGATTTCTCTGGTATTACAGTCCACTGAAGTGGATGGGGCTGAACTATAACACCTAGCACAACCTGTGGACAAACTGAGTGCTGTTTATagtagaaagcagccatgtttgtcTAACCCAGGTCACCCCTTTAAATGTAAGGGCCAAAACCGCAATATACAGCCCACTAATAATATTATGTATAAAAAAGGGACAGAAACAGTAAGATGAGGTGCAcacggatatatatatatatacacacacacacacacacacacacgtgtgcaCCTTACCTTACTATTTCTGTCCCTTTTTTATACATAATACTTGCTGTCCCCTATATGTTAATAAAATAGAACAGTCTCCAATCCTTCGAGGTCTTAGCTTGTGAGCCAAGAGGTATCGAAAACAGTGGACCCCCATTACGCCACACCCCTTTTATTATGTCTTTTAGGAGAAAATTATGGAAGGATTGGCCAGTAGGTGGGTTCTATTTTTGCTAATGTTGAGTTGCCTGTGCAGAAAGAAGTACTAAAAGGTGCACACCACCCACGAGGAGCCACCAGCTGAAGCAACCTTTCTAAAGTTGGTTGCTTCCTCTGGTAGAAACAACTTTGATGGATTCTTCCATCAGCCCATCACTATCCCATTCGTAAGACTTACTAGGGTATAAAACGTGATAGTGGGAGCTCCAGGGCTCAAATCTTCATTGCAAACGTTCTACAGCAGAGTTTCCTAACCAATTTCTGGAGTTTCATTGGAACCTGCTTAGGGGTTCTTTGAAAGGCAACCAGCAGTTATAAGTAGTTTGGGGGTTCCTCAAAAATTGACCATAGGATGTCCTGCTGGCATGACCACAAGTGAGCAGCTGTAATATTTAAGAGATGACTTCAAAAAGTGTTCGGTTACTCTGTAGCGTCACAGAATAAAATAGAGCATTACACAATAACCATTAAAATTAATCGGCTGTTGATGTAATACATGGATGTTCTagatcagtgttcctcaactccagtcctcagggcccacctaacaGTCAGGTTTTCAGGATTTTTCAGCAGGTGAGAATTAGTTTCAATGCATCAggatttaccacaggtattcattctgtgggatagtcTCAAATCTTGACTGTTAGgtaggccctgaggactggagttggggaacactgTTTTAGATCACTGACTACTAAATTAGGGTCCCCAGTGGGAGAACCGCTCTATTAATTTGGTTTTCTAAACCTATGCAGATAAACAAAATGgatcatagataaaaaaaaactagtaCAAATAATCAGATGCATGTTCTAACCCAAGATCTCAGAGCTTCACCTACCTGTGTATAGATGGATAGCATATCAGTAAGTGTTTAGTCCTTGATTTGGGGGAGCATTGATCATTGCAGTTCTGTCCACAGCTTTACAGTCAGTTTGCTGTGCAGTCCCGAAGATGCGGAGGAAGACGTGGCTCTCCTACTGACAGTCAACTTCCAAGACAGATCTATAATCCGAAATGCCAAGTTTGCAGAAATTTGGGGTGCAGCAGAGAAACAAATTCCATATTTCCCCTTCACTCCTGGAAACAACTTTAAGGTAAGGCTCCAAACATTACTAGATATTACTTGAGTAAAAGAccactgatctatagttatgctgcccacatctgaaccctctccaggtcTATGACATTGTTCTCCAGGTCccagtaacagcagctggtttatcATATCATATGACCTCTTCACAAAATATAAGGAAAAATATGAATATCTCATGGGATTATAGGAACATGGGTTGGGATGTTTGATTCCATGGAGAAGGAGCCAAAAATTGTGTATATTGGGCTATGCAATATCAATGCAGAAGTTAGGTGGAGGCAAAAGGGGCAAGCGGCTGAGTAAGTGCATATAGAGGGGAGCCCTGGGGGTGGACTTGGCCTTTACCAGCACGTGAGCCCTATAGAACCAGATCATTGCCATCCCCTCATTAAACGCAAATTATACAAAACTTTAGAAAGCTCTTACAGAAAGTAATGGTCCCCTGTACCATGTCCATGTGTCTGATTTGCTCCCGGAGTAATAACAAGCTTGTTGCTTTTTATTCTAGATGGAGATCCTCTGTGAGCACCAACAGATGCGGGTTCTCTTAGATGGACAAGGACTCTGCGACTTCACACATCGTGTCCCACAGCTCAAAGCAGTGACGGGTCTTAGGGTCACAGGAGACATTAAACTTACAAAGGTGGCATAACACTAAAGCCCGGGGCACTTGGGTTGCAGTCCCCTATCTACTTGGTACCATTCTACTACTTGCTTAGTACCAGTCTGCTATCTGCGTGGTACCATTTTACTACTTGCTTAGTACCAGTCTGCTACCTGCGTGGTACCATTCTAATACTTGCTTGGCACAAGTCCAATATCTGCCTGGTGGCATTATACTATCTGATGCCAGTCCACCGTTTGCCTGGCACAATTTTACTACTTGCTTGGAACTTGTTCGCGGTCAGTCTAAAAGCTAAATTAACTTGGTTCATCTATGAGACATTATAGTGTCATCATAAATTACGGACCCCAGTGACGCCTCTCAGACCCCATGGACTACAGTGGCTTCCGGCATCCTGCCAGACAAAATGCTGCTGCCTGCTTTTTCTCAGACTCCACAGCCGAGGGTCCTATGAAACCTCTGCCACCGATCTGAGCCTCATGTATTTGGTCACAAATATCAGATTAAACAGTTTTTGTGCGAATATTGTCATCTTGTGCATTCTCTTAATATTGTGAATTTTTGGTACTATTACTATGTGGTAAGATGAATAAAAGAAACCCTGGTCTATTTCACTCGAGTCAATGCTCAAGgtaaatagttaaggctgcatgcagcctgttattgtgggaggggccaggtccccttACTTAAGCCCCCTCGTACAGCTCACCATCACCGCGCCCGCCGACCAGCACTTCCTGTGactcacgtcacttccggtaagcacgcctccccaggtgccagtagcgtTCGTGGTCCCCGACGAGTTTTTTCTCGACTTCCTGACGTCAGGTTCATGTCCGCAGAAGGTCGCTGCCGGCCAACTCGCGGGTATTCGCAAGCTTGAGGGTGTTCAGGTAGGTAATCCTGGGCTGCTCCCCGCAGTTCCTCCCACCCATATCCCGGGTTGCCTCCACGGAGGCAAGCAGGGATGTTTTCTTTGTCACTCAACCTGAGACGTTCAGGCATCTTCTCTGTCCTTCTTAAACCGGAGGCGTTCTGGTCCTTCTctgcccaggtaccctgaagcgttcaggtgtcttctctgcacATTTCTGCCTGAGTcagtcaggtgtcttctctgtccaggtaccctgaagcgttcaggtgtcttctctgtccatcttggcctgaggcgttcaggtgtcttctctgtccagggaccctgaagcgttcaggtgtcttctctgtccatctggcctgaggcgttcaggtgtcttctctgtccaggtaccctgaagcgttcaggtgtcttctctgcacATTTCTGCCTGAGTCAGTCAGGTGTCTtcgctgtccaggtaccctgaagcgttcaggtgtcttctctgtccatcctagcctgaggcgttcaggtggctTCTCTGTCCCAGTACCCTGAAACGTTCAGGTGTCTCCTCTTTCCATCCAGCCTGCGACGTTCAGGTCTCTTCCCTGCCGGGTGCCCTGATGCGTTCGGGTGTCTCCCCCGTCCGCTGGGTCGTTCCTGGTCTCGTTAGCGCACGGGGGCAGCCACCTTTAGGGTAGTCAGTCGGTGCGACAGGTGTCTCCCAGTTCCCACGCATCTTGCAGCACCCAGGCAACTTGCTCGCGTCCCCAACCTGAAACATTCAGGTCACTCCTCACCGCCCGTCCTGGAACTCCCGGGCCTCCTTCTTACCACAGTCCTTCGACTCCTCCTCCTGGCTCCCCAGATACCCCTTTTTTTCCTGGTTCATGTTTTATCCACGTCTCCCTGTTGCCATTAGCAGCCGACACAGCGGTGTGTCCGCACGCATCAGCATTGGTTTTCAGGTCCtgcgctgcaattttctcacgtcgctcctaacttttccagtcctcagggccagccGGGTCGTTCCCGTTAATCCTCAGACGGTAAGGCAAGGGTGTTGATTCCACGCTCTCAGGTACGTCCTCAAATATGTT is a genomic window of Bufo bufo chromosome 1, aBufBuf1.1, whole genome shotgun sequence containing:
- the LOC120983807 gene encoding galectin-related protein-like isoform X1 encodes the protein MLDHCSIQTEDVGPPLTPGEKYVGDIKGGMKPAMKITIMGVVDVGPKSFTVSLLCSPEDAEEDVALLLTVNFQDRSIIRNAKFAEIWGAAEKQIPYFPFTPGNNFKMEILCEHQQMRVLLDGQGLCDFTHRVPQLKAVTGLRVTGDIKLTKVA
- the LOC120983807 gene encoding galectin-related protein-like isoform X2, yielding MTDICTNGEKYVGDIKGGMKPAMKITIMGVVDVGPKSFTVSLLCSPEDAEEDVALLLTVNFQDRSIIRNAKFAEIWGAAEKQIPYFPFTPGNNFKMEILCEHQQMRVLLDGQGLCDFTHRVPQLKAVTGLRVTGDIKLTKVA